A genomic stretch from Larimichthys crocea isolate SSNF chromosome XXII, L_crocea_2.0, whole genome shotgun sequence includes:
- the rtn4rl1a gene encoding reticulon-4 receptor-like 1, translating to MFRRGYGGVELLLVLCGLDLSLPCPRHCICYTSPSTVSCQAHNFHAVPEGIPAQSERVFLQNNKIQRLLRGHFSPTTTMLWLYSNNISYIQPSTFHGFDRLEELDLGDNKHLKAIASDTFLGLGRLHALHLYHCGLITLPPGIFAGLHNLQYLYLQDNQLEFLEDDLFIDLLNLSHLFLHGNKLWSLRQNTFRGLGVLDRLLLHQNRIQWVDRQAFHDLRRLTTLYLFNNSLTELSGGSLTLLPALEYLRLNDNPWECDCKALSLWDWLRRFRGSTSSLNCVSPPELAGKDLKTVKKEELPSCLSGEGHARGGPGREMEQGESLNHLNGHRNNNNHYLPHGDQYSLPSPSTLPRPPKGSRRNCTRRKGKGALNEVQVLQEEGKKDYTPDEGKYDLSGTTRRKNKCIPRTSVGPPSGVQRANNKAESHLADYIFCLPSALLLSLISVILC from the exons GTTATGGTGGGGTGGAGTTACTTTTGGTGCTGTGTGGCCTGGATCTCTCTCTGCCCTGCCCTCGCCACTGCATCTGCTACACTTCCCCCAGCACCGTGTCCTGCCAGGCCCACAACTTCCATGCCGTGCCCGAGGGCATCCCCGCTCAGAGCGAGCGTGTTTTCCTGCAGAACAACAAGATCCAGCGGCTGCTTCGTGGCCACTTctctcccaccaccaccatgttgTGGCTTTACTCCAACAATATCTCCTACATACAACCGTCCACCTTCCACGGCTTTGATCGCCTGGAGGAACTCGACCTTGGGGACAACAAGCACCTGAAGGCCATCGCTTCAGACACCTTTCTTGGTCTGGGTAGGCTACATGCCCTGCACCTATACCACTGTGGCCTGATCACCCTGCCTCCAGGGATCTTTGCAGGTCTCCATAATCTTCAGTATCTCTACCTACAG GACAACCAGTTAGAGTTCCTGGAAGACGATCTGTTCATTGACCTGCTGAACCTCAGTCATCTCTTCCTGCATGGCAACAAACTATGGAGCCTTCGCCAGAACACTTTCCGTGGTCTTGGTGTCTTGGACCGCCTGCTTCTCCACCAGAACCGGATCCAGTGGGTTGACCGCCAGGCTTTCCACGACCTGCGGCGCCTCACCACTCTTTATCTGTTTAATAACTCGCTGACTGAGCTATCTGGTGGCAGCTTGACTCTACTGCCCGCCCTGGAGTACCTACGACTTAACGACAACCCCTGGGAGTGCGATTGCAAGGCCCTGTCACTTTGGGATTGGCTACGGAGGTTCAGAGGCTCCACCTCCTCACTAAATTGTGTTTCACCACCAGAGCTGGCAGGGAAGGACCTGAAAACGGTGAAGAAAGAGGAGCTTCCCAGTTGCTTGTCAGGCGAGGGTCATGCACGTGGTGGCCCAGGTAGGGAAATGGAGCAAGGAGAATCTTTGAACCATCTGAACGGtcacagaaataataacaacCACTACTTGCCCCACGGAGACCAGTACAGCCTGCCTTCACCCTCAACCCTGCCACGGCCACCTAAGGGAAGCCGCAGAAACTGTACCCGCCGCAAGGGAAAGGGGGCGCTCAATGAGGTGCAGGTACTACAGGAGGAGGGTAAGAAAGACTATACTCCAGATGAAGGTAAATATGACCTTTCTGGAACCACAAGGAGGAAGAACAAGTGCATCCCTAGAACTTCTGTCGGCCCACCAAGTGGGGTCCAAAGAGCCAATAACAAAGCAGAGTCACACCTTGCagattatattttctgtttaccaTCAGCTCTGCTACTGTCACTCATCTCAGTGATCCTATGCTGA